The proteins below come from a single Euzebyales bacterium genomic window:
- a CDS encoding oxidoreductase, translated as MAWSVADIPPQDGRVAVVTGANGGLGLATTRALAGKGAHVAMAARNQAKAGAARHEILAAHPAASLEIIPLDLGSLASVRTAAERILATHERIDLLVNNAGVMAMPERSTEDGFEMQFGINHLGHWALTALLLPALLRARAARVVSVTSTAHHTGRAVDPNNPNLRGNYAPWKAYGQSKLANYHFALGLQRELETRGLRAISVVAHPGLSHTDLQVRTVDEGGAGRSGRFFQWLAARTGMPADRGALPQLRAATDPRAKGGQMYAPRFVNSGPPVRRPILRRIGLQRAIDTLFAVSERETGVALDVDAALTGTAADQA; from the coding sequence ATGGCATGGTCCGTCGCAGACATCCCCCCACAGGACGGCAGGGTCGCGGTCGTCACCGGCGCGAACGGTGGCCTCGGACTTGCCACCACCAGGGCCCTCGCCGGCAAGGGCGCACACGTCGCCATGGCAGCTCGCAACCAGGCCAAGGCAGGGGCCGCGCGGCACGAGATCCTCGCAGCCCATCCCGCGGCATCGCTGGAGATCATCCCACTCGATCTCGGATCGCTGGCCTCGGTGAGGACCGCCGCGGAGCGCATCCTCGCGACACACGAACGGATCGACCTCCTGGTGAACAACGCCGGGGTCATGGCGATGCCCGAGCGGTCCACCGAGGACGGGTTCGAGATGCAGTTCGGGATCAACCACCTCGGCCACTGGGCCCTGACCGCGCTTCTGCTCCCCGCCCTGTTGCGCGCCCGGGCAGCTCGCGTCGTGTCCGTGACGAGCACGGCACACCACACCGGTCGCGCCGTCGATCCGAACAACCCGAATCTGCGGGGCAACTACGCACCGTGGAAGGCCTACGGTCAGTCGAAGCTGGCCAACTACCACTTCGCGCTCGGGCTCCAGCGGGAGCTCGAGACACGCGGGCTGCGCGCCATCAGCGTCGTGGCGCATCCAGGCCTGTCGCACACGGACCTGCAGGTGCGCACCGTCGACGAGGGGGGAGCGGGGCGCTCGGGGCGGTTCTTCCAGTGGCTGGCCGCCCGCACCGGGATGCCCGCCGACCGTGGCGCACTCCCCCAGCTGCGGGCCGCGACCGACCCCCGGGCGAAGGGCGGGCAGATGTACGCCCCACGCTTCGTGAACAGCGGTCCCCCGGTCCGCCGCCCGATCCTGCGCCGCATCGGCCTGCAGCGCGCCATCGACACCCTGTTCGCAGTCTCCGAACGTGAGACCGGCGTCGCGCTCGACGTCGATGCCGCCCTGACCGGCACCGCAGCCGACCAGGCGTGA
- a CDS encoding dihydrofolate reductase family protein, translating to MMDTHTGARPHVIVHMAVSLDGAIDGFDIDVGTYYQLAATWSEDATLVGADTILAQESALADTPGPGPAPDGPLLAVVDSRARVSEWSALRVAGYWSDVIAVQAEDTPPRAVDRPATLVAGAHRVDLASALERLHVEYGISVMRVDSGGGLAGALLDADLVDEVSLVIHPVIVGSASSRRWYGTTATRLAFVTKSSEILDCGVVWLRFSRQRGS from the coding sequence ATGATGGACACACACACCGGTGCGCGTCCACACGTGATCGTGCACATGGCCGTGTCGCTCGACGGCGCGATTGACGGGTTCGACATCGATGTCGGCACCTACTACCAGCTGGCCGCCACGTGGTCCGAGGACGCCACCCTCGTCGGCGCGGACACGATCCTGGCGCAGGAGTCCGCGCTCGCCGACACCCCTGGACCCGGACCAGCGCCTGACGGACCCCTGCTCGCGGTGGTCGACAGCCGGGCTCGGGTCAGCGAATGGAGCGCCCTGCGCGTCGCCGGGTACTGGTCGGACGTGATCGCCGTGCAGGCGGAGGACACGCCACCGAGAGCCGTCGATCGCCCCGCCACGCTGGTTGCGGGCGCACACCGCGTCGATCTCGCGTCAGCCCTTGAGCGTCTGCACGTCGAGTACGGCATCTCGGTCATGCGGGTCGATAGTGGCGGCGGTCTCGCCGGTGCGCTCCTCGACGCCGACCTGGTGGACGAGGTGAGCCTCGTCATCCATCCCGTGATCGTGGGTTCGGCGTCATCGCGGCGCTGGTACGGCACGACCGCGACCCGTCTGGCCTTCGTCACCAAGTCCTCAGAGATCCTCGACTGCGGGGTGGTGTGGCTGCGCTTCAGCCGTCAGCGCGGTTCGTAG
- a CDS encoding glycosyl hydrolase family 65 protein: MTTWTLDYDRYDPHQEGLREALCTTGNGYFATRGAAPFAGADGVHYPGTYIAGLYDRLETTIRGHVVANEELVNLPNWLPLTFRLVSDDDPEATDTDGDDVADTAWNDGWFDLADVDILEYGQTLDMRSGLVARRLRFVDRQDRRLSLVYRQFVSMAVRHVGALEMTLVAENWSGRVQMRSALDGQVTNSGVARYRALRGDHLVPIDAGPIKDATMMRVHVRTRQSHIRVAQAARTTVFLDDNQIDVAPTVRIAPGLVAFDYSVDLEEGQQLRAEKVITLFSSRDQAISESGEQSVRRLEVAGGFDALLADHMLAWNRIWNAHHLHISNDEHSQMVLNLHVFHQVQTVSMHSIDLDVGVPARGLHGEAYRGHIFWDELFIFPYLNVRLPELVRSLLLYRYRRLPEARRLAREAGHEGASYPWQSGSDGRETSQTLHLNPRSGRWSPDNSHLQRHINLAVAYNIWQYVQITEDTEFLAFYGGEMLLEISRFLASIASYNHALDRYEIRGVMGPDEYHEGYPWRDEPGLDNNTYTNIMTVWTLMRAMEALELLPDRRRHELVTRIRLQPDELLHWEDISRKMRICFHGDRILSQFEGYERLKELDWQSIRASHGDIARLDRILEAEGDSPNRYKASKQADVLMLFYLFPQDELRGLLHRLGHAWDADMASRTIDYYFRRTSHGSTLSAVVHSWVLARLDRKRSFDLFRQALESDVGDVQGGTTQEGIHLGAMAGTVDLVQRGYTGLLPRGDVLWFDPMLPAEIDRLQFTIRYRRAWDVLFDIDRERIRVTTPAGSTIKVGYDGRVTEVAPGTTTDIELSAASDG, translated from the coding sequence ATGACGACGTGGACACTCGATTACGACCGCTACGACCCGCACCAGGAGGGGCTCCGCGAGGCGCTGTGCACGACCGGCAACGGGTACTTCGCCACACGCGGCGCCGCGCCGTTCGCGGGTGCGGATGGCGTGCACTACCCGGGAACGTACATCGCTGGGCTGTACGACCGCCTTGAGACGACGATCCGGGGTCACGTCGTCGCCAACGAAGAACTCGTGAACCTGCCCAACTGGCTTCCGCTGACCTTCCGGCTGGTGTCCGACGACGATCCGGAGGCAACGGACACCGACGGCGACGATGTGGCTGACACGGCGTGGAACGACGGCTGGTTCGACCTCGCGGACGTCGACATCCTCGAGTACGGGCAGACCCTCGACATGCGCAGTGGGTTGGTCGCTCGACGCCTGCGCTTCGTGGACCGCCAGGATCGCCGCCTGTCCCTGGTGTACCGGCAGTTCGTGTCGATGGCTGTGCGTCACGTCGGCGCGCTGGAGATGACTCTGGTGGCCGAGAACTGGTCGGGGCGGGTGCAGATGCGTTCCGCGCTGGACGGGCAGGTCACGAACAGCGGCGTCGCCCGGTACCGCGCGCTGCGGGGTGACCATCTCGTGCCGATCGACGCGGGGCCGATCAAGGACGCGACGATGATGCGGGTGCACGTGCGGACGCGACAGTCGCACATTCGGGTGGCGCAGGCGGCCCGCACCACCGTGTTCCTGGACGACAACCAGATCGACGTTGCGCCCACCGTGCGTATCGCCCCTGGCCTGGTGGCCTTCGACTACTCAGTGGACCTCGAGGAGGGACAGCAGCTACGAGCCGAGAAGGTCATCACCCTCTTCAGCTCCCGTGACCAGGCGATCTCCGAGAGCGGCGAGCAGTCCGTTCGCCGCCTCGAAGTCGCAGGTGGGTTCGACGCCCTCCTCGCCGATCACATGCTGGCCTGGAACCGCATCTGGAACGCCCACCATCTCCACATCTCCAACGACGAGCACTCACAGATGGTGCTGAACCTCCATGTCTTCCACCAGGTGCAGACGGTGTCGATGCACTCGATCGACCTTGACGTCGGGGTTCCGGCGCGCGGCCTGCACGGTGAGGCCTACCGCGGTCACATCTTCTGGGACGAGTTGTTCATCTTTCCCTACCTCAACGTGCGCCTACCCGAGCTCGTCCGTTCCCTGCTCCTCTACCGCTACCGGCGCCTGCCGGAGGCACGACGACTGGCCCGTGAGGCTGGGCACGAGGGAGCGAGCTATCCGTGGCAGAGCGGAAGCGACGGGCGCGAGACGAGCCAGACGCTGCACCTGAACCCACGATCGGGACGCTGGAGTCCGGACAACTCCCACCTTCAGCGTCACATCAACCTCGCGGTCGCCTACAACATCTGGCAGTACGTCCAGATCACCGAGGACACCGAGTTCCTGGCCTTCTATGGCGGCGAGATGCTCCTCGAGATCTCGCGCTTCCTGGCCAGCATCGCTTCGTACAACCACGCGCTCGACCGCTACGAGATCCGCGGCGTGATGGGTCCTGACGAGTATCACGAGGGCTATCCGTGGAGGGACGAGCCGGGGCTGGACAACAACACGTACACGAACATCATGACGGTCTGGACTCTGATGCGTGCCATGGAGGCGTTGGAGTTGCTGCCCGACCGTCGTCGCCATGAGCTCGTCACCCGGATACGCCTGCAACCGGACGAACTGTTGCACTGGGAGGACATCAGCCGCAAGATGCGGATCTGCTTCCACGGCGACAGGATCCTGAGCCAGTTCGAGGGCTATGAGCGCCTCAAGGAGCTCGACTGGCAAAGCATCCGCGCCAGTCATGGTGACATCGCGCGGCTGGATCGGATCCTGGAAGCAGAGGGCGACAGCCCCAACAGGTACAAGGCCAGCAAGCAGGCCGACGTGCTCATGCTGTTCTACCTGTTCCCCCAGGACGAGCTCCGCGGCCTGCTGCACCGGCTCGGTCACGCGTGGGATGCCGACATGGCCTCCCGCACCATTGACTACTACTTCCGCCGCACCTCTCACGGTTCGACGCTCAGCGCGGTCGTGCACTCCTGGGTGCTCGCGCGCCTCGACCGCAAGCGCTCGTTCGACCTGTTCCGTCAGGCACTCGAGAGTGATGTCGGCGACGTCCAGGGCGGCACGACGCAGGAGGGCATCCACCTCGGCGCGATGGCCGGCACAGTGGACCTCGTGCAGCGCGGGTACACCGGTCTGCTACCACGCGGTGACGTGCTGTGGTTCGATCCGATGCTTCCCGCCGAAATCGACCGTCTGCAGTTCACGATCCGTTACCGTCGGGCCTGGGACGTTCTTTTCGACATCGATCGGGAGCGCATCAGGGTCACCACGCCGGCTGGCTCGACGATCAAGGTCGGCTACGACGGCCGCGTGACCGAAGTGGCCCCGGGAACCACCACAGACATCGAGCTGTCGGCCGCGAGCGACGGCTGA